The region TTAATGTTTTCTTTAACGATAATGTTTTTACCGTCTACACTTGCATTGATATTGGGATATTCCTTAATCGCTCGTGCCACAGCAGCTACAAATAACGGTGTAAAGGTCAATCGCTCCCCATGTTTTTCTTGAAAAGGAGCTTTATTCTTATTACGCCAGTTGACTAAATCGGTTAAATCTGCTTCTACATAAGCCGTCACATGCGGACTAGTATGCTTGCTGTAGACCATGCGGTCAGCAATCATCCTGCGCATGCGGTCCATTTCAACAATCTTACCAGTTCCTTTATCAAATTTTAATTGAGGTATGCGGTAAGCGGTTGGGTCTGGTTCATTGCTCACGGCTTGTGCAAACTGGAATGGCCTTCCCTCATTGATGTAATTCACCACATCACTCTTGCGCAACCTACCTTCGTTTCCTGTTGCTGGAATGCGTGCTAGCTCTTCATAGGACATATGATTTTTTCGAGCTATAGCATCTATCAATGGACTAACAAAAAGATCTTGGTTGATGTATGAACTCGAAATTGAACTTGAATTCGAACTTGAAACTTTTAGTTTCTTGTCATTCAGCACTTGATGCGGAATCTCTTCTTTCTTATCGATAGATTTATTCGGAGCTTCAGATTCTGTAGTAGAAGCCCCATCAGTCGCTTCAAATTGAGCGAGCACACTTCCTATTTCCACTACATCATTTGCAGCGTATAAGTGCTTAGACATGATTCCAGCGGCTGGCGCTGGAACTTCATTATCTACTTTATCAGTTCCCACTTCTACTAGAATATCGCCTTCTTCAAAGGATTCCCCTTCTTGAACAAGCCAGTTTAAGATGGTTCCTTCGGTAATTGATTCTCCCATTTTTGGGAGTATAAAATCCATAGTCTTTGCCATGGGATAAAAATAAGAAAACTAACGCTCGTTAGTATGTAAAATTATGTTGTAATTCCGCTTTCGCGAAAGCGAGATGCCTTCAACCCCTTTATTTCTTCTTCATTTCTTGAAGTGTCTTATAAAAATCTTCCTGAACTGGACGGTTTTTAGGGATCTCTCTAAGCGGTTCCACCTCTGTCATCGTCTCGTGGCAATCGGTAGGTAGTTGTTGGTACAATTGAGTCCCAGCGGTTTTCCAGGCCATCATTTCATCAGAGACCTCTTTGATTTTTTGAGCAGGATTTCCTACTATAAGAGAACGAGGTTCAAAAACAGCTTCGGCTTTTACAAATGCCATGGCGCCTACAATACATTCATCTCCTATTGTAGCGTCATCCATGATCACGCTGTTCATTCCTATCATGCAATTGCGACCTAAGTTGGCGCCATGAATAATTGCTCCATGACCTACGTGAGCACTTTCTTTAAGTGTGATGCTTTTACCAGGAAACATATGGATCGTGCAATTTTCTTGAACATTAACTCCGTCTTCCAGAATAATCTCTCCCCAATCGCCACGTATGACCGCACTAGGACCTACATAGCAATTTTTACCTATAATTACATTACCTATGACCGTAGCTTGCGGATGTACAAAACTAGACTCGTGGATGACTGGGATATGGGATTTGAAGGAGTAGATCATGTGTTGTGAGTGATGAGCTTTGAGCTTTGAGCTTTGAGCTTTGAGCTTTGAGCTTTGAGCTTTGAGCTTTGAGCTTTGAGCTTTGAGCTTTGAGCTTTGAGCTTTGAGCTTTGAGCGAAAAATAAAAATATCGTTCTGAAATTTACTATTTTGTTCTAAGTTTTTTCCGCAATGCTGAAATCATTTTACCTATTTCTGTAAGTGCAGCTCTATTTTTTTCAAACTGTTGTTGTGAAATATAAGCACGTAAATATGCCTTAGTATTCCAAGTGACACATTCATGACTGCTATCCCATGCCATTTTCAAGTATCGGTTAAAATTAGGATCAGTACTTCCTGATCCTTCAGAAATATTTGCTGCTATGGAATCTGCGGCGCGGGAAAATTGAGATGACAGCCTATATATTCTTTTTTAGGAAATTGCTCTACTAACTCATTTACAACTTCTCCAAAATCCATCGCTTTCTGATAAACTTTCAGATTCTCAAAACTAAAATGATATTCGCTTTCAAATTGCATTTATACTTTTTAATAAAATTAATTGCATTTACCAAAAAACAATCCACTCAAAGCTCACGGCTCAAAGCTCATGCCTCATGCCTCATGCCTAAATCTACTTAAATCTCTTCAAGGTTTCCTTTGTAAATTCGCTTAAGACTAATCTCCCGGAGATCTTAGCTCTTTCAAAAAGCAATTGGTCCCAATTTTCACAGCCGGTCCAAAACATCTTTTTCATTTCGGCCATAGCATCTGGATTATAGGTGCACAAATTTTCAGCAAACGCCTGAATTCCCGCATCCATTTCTTCTGTAGAATCATAAACCTCAGCAAAAAGCCCGTTGTTCTTAGCCCATTCTGGGGAATAGAATTCGTTTGCATTGATAGCAATCTGGCTCATGCCCGTCAATCCTAATTTGCGTTCTACTGCTGGGCCCACCACAAATGGACCTATTCCTATATTGAGTTCACTCAGTTTGATACTGGCAAATTGAGTTGCAAAACAATAATCTGTCGCACTGGCAACTCCTACTCCACCTCCAACGGTTTTTCCTTGGACACGACCTAAAATGAACTTAGGACATTTGCGCATCGCATTGATCACATTTGCAAAACCTGAAAAGAATACTTCGCCAGTTTTTTCATCATTTATGGCTATCAATTCTTTAAAACTTGCTCCAGCACAAAAAGTGCGTTCTCCTCCAGATTTTAATACGATCACTTTTGTAGCCTCATCATTCCCTGCATCGGTAATCGCTTGTGCTAGTTCTGCTAGAATAGCACCAGGCAATGAATTGTGTGCCGGGTGAAAGAATTCTATGGTTGTTATTGCGTTTTCTGTTTGTTTTTTTACGTAGGGATCACTCATATTTATAGGCTTTTAAGTTTGTATGAAGCGAACGCACCCTTCAGCGCATTGACGTCCTAGATGTCAAGCCGCTGCAGAGCGGTTTCGCGTAATAATTGTCTCAGTGTTTATTCAAATCTCTCTTTACTCGTTACATATCCTGTAAAATCCCAATCCGCTGCTAAATCGTTCCACTCAGGATTCCTGCTTTCAATCAAATTTATTTTATATACTCTTTTCCATTTTTTAATCAACTTTTCTCTATTGATCGCCTCTAGTGGCGTATCATGATGCTCATACCACACCAGCTGTTTGATATTGTACTTGCCAACATGCGTTTCAAAAGTGGCTTGCTTATGGTCAAAAGTACGTTGCTTTATATTGTTTGTAACGCCTACATAAAATAGTTTGTTCTTCATATGAGCCATGATGTAGGTGTACATTGATTTCATAATCTTCTCGTTAGTGATGTAGCGAAGCCGTCCTGCGACGGCTTGACATTAGTCTACTATACCAAACTGTTCAAAATGATGACTTAAATGCTTTCTCTCCAACAAGGTCCATTCATATTTACTCAAAGCTCCAAAAACAGCATTCTTAGTTGTTGCTTTTGGATTTCTTTTGTAAAAATCTAAGTATTTATTTCTTGCTTCCAGCAATTGCGTTTTCGCAGTTTCTAAGTCGGCATGCTTTAAATCTTCCAGTGCACCATCTTTCATAAATGGCATTTTATGGTTTTGAGGCATTTTATCAAAGTTCCACAAGGTTGCAGCTACTTTTTCTAGATATTCATCTGGAGTAGCTACTTCAAAGTCTTGGATCTCTCCACTGGCAATACGGTAACTCATTTCTAGATGTTCTACCATGTGCTGTGGGGTCAACGTTCCCCAATGAGGTGTTGCATCTTCTTTTAATTTTGACAAGGAAGATTTAATATAGCTCTCTGTAATTTCTGAAAAAACAGTTTGCTTTTTCTCTACCATGGTTAAGATAGTGGCAACGGCAACAAGTGCCGTAGCTTCCTCATCCGTCTTGCCGTTTTCATAATCTACTGGCTCTGCGTCAAAAACTTCTACATACCATTTTACGATCCCAGATGGATGCTCTCGACCAGCTACATCTCGTTCTCTTTTTTCTTTACAAGTAAGTCGTACATAAATTGTATCATTATGATACAAAGGTCTTAAAAAGCGAATGTCTTCTAGACCGTAGTTGGCACTTACGGGTCCTTTATTAGGATACACAAAAAGTCCTGCTGCAGCACTAATAATAAAGTAACCGTGAGCTGTGCGCTTCTTAAAAATACTTCCTTCTAAACTGGTAATATCGGTATGGGCATAAAAATGATCCCAAGTAAGATTGGCAAAACTCTGAATGTCGCTATCTGTGAGAGTTCTTTTATGAGTCTCCAGACTCATGCCTGGTTGGATATCTTCATAATGGTAAGAAAACGGATGGTTCTCCGTCTTTTTGTAAGCTCCATTAGGCTGGTAAATCCCAGTGATTTCAGTTAACGAAGTTGGACTTCCTTGCACCGCACAACGTTGCATATAATGTTTGATACCGCGCAAACCGCCCATTTCCTCACCACCACCAGCTCTTCCCGGACCTCCGTGTACCAGTAATGGTAATGGCGATCCATGACCTGTGGATTGTGGCGCGCTGTCTCTATTTAAAGTTAATATTCTCCCATGAGATGATGCGGCGTTGATGGTGTACGCTTTCGCGAAAGCGTCATCATTAGTAACCACACTGCTCACCAAAGAACCTTTACCCATATGAGCCAGTTCTATCGCTTCATCTATATTTTTATAAGGCATCAACGTGCTCACAGGACCAAAGCATTCAATCTCGTGAACCGATGTGTTTTTAAAGGGCTGGTCTTCTCGCATTAAAATAGGGGACATAAACGCCCCTTTTTGAGCGCGGTCTCCCAAAACCTCTACCTCATCCATGCTTCCATAGACTAATTTTGCGGTTTTTGCTATTTTACTAATTTGATCTTTTACCGCAGTTTTTTGATTCTCATTGATCAAGGCACCCATACGAGTTTCTCTTAACAACGGATCTCCTATTACCGTTTTAGAAAGTTGTTTTCCAAGAGCAATTTGCACATCTTCCATCAGGTTTTCTGGAACCAAGATTCTCCTTATCGCTGTACATTTCTGACCGGCTTTAGAAGTCATTTCTTTGCGGACTTCCTTGATAAATATG is a window of Nonlabens sp. MB-3u-79 DNA encoding:
- a CDS encoding four helix bundle protein, with product MYRLSSQFSRAADSIAANISEGSGSTDPNFNRYLKMAWDSSHECVTWNTKAYLRAYISQQQFEKNRAALTEIGKMISALRKKLRTK
- a CDS encoding transferase hexapeptide repeat family protein, giving the protein MIYSFKSHIPVIHESSFVHPQATVIGNVIIGKNCYVGPSAVIRGDWGEIILEDGVNVQENCTIHMFPGKSITLKESAHVGHGAIIHGANLGRNCMIGMNSVIMDDATIGDECIVGAMAFVKAEAVFEPRSLIVGNPAQKIKEVSDEMMAWKTAGTQLYQQLPTDCHETMTEVEPLREIPKNRPVQEDFYKTLQEMKKK
- the paaZ gene encoding phenylacetic acid degradation bifunctional protein PaaZ is translated as MILESYINGQWQAGEEKSASNMYDAITGEVIGLTSTEGLDIKSALEYGRDHGKVLRDMTFQQRGNMIKKLALYLNKRKAAFYEISYRTGATRADSWVDIEGGFGNLFANASLRKLFPDQSYAVEGDPIDLSKGGRFMAHHILVPRKGVAVHINAFNFPVWGMLEKCAVNWMAGMPAVVLPAPQTAFLTEAVVREIINSGILPEGSLQLLSGLTTNILDTVNSQDVVTFTGSALTGRKLKSHPRLLEESVPFTMEADSLNSSVLGLDAVPGTPEFDIFIKEVRKEMTSKAGQKCTAIRRILVPENLMEDVQIALGKQLSKTVIGDPLLRETRMGALINENQKTAVKDQISKIAKTAKLVYGSMDEVEVLGDRAQKGAFMSPILMREDQPFKNTSVHEIECFGPVSTLMPYKNIDEAIELAHMGKGSLVSSVVTNDDAFAKAYTINAASSHGRILTLNRDSAPQSTGHGSPLPLLVHGGPGRAGGGEEMGGLRGIKHYMQRCAVQGSPTSLTEITGIYQPNGAYKKTENHPFSYHYEDIQPGMSLETHKRTLTDSDIQSFANLTWDHFYAHTDITSLEGSIFKKRTAHGYFIISAAAGLFVYPNKGPVSANYGLEDIRFLRPLYHNDTIYVRLTCKEKRERDVAGREHPSGIVKWYVEVFDAEPVDYENGKTDEEATALVAVATILTMVEKKQTVFSEITESYIKSSLSKLKEDATPHWGTLTPQHMVEHLEMSYRIASGEIQDFEVATPDEYLEKVAATLWNFDKMPQNHKMPFMKDGALEDLKHADLETAKTQLLEARNKYLDFYKRNPKATTKNAVFGALSKYEWTLLERKHLSHHFEQFGIVD
- a CDS encoding four helix bundle protein, with translation MQFESEYHFSFENLKVYQKAMDFGEVVNELVEQFPKKEYIGCHLNFPAPQIP
- a CDS encoding enoyl-CoA hydratase/isomerase family protein encodes the protein MSDPYVKKQTENAITTIEFFHPAHNSLPGAILAELAQAITDAGNDEATKVIVLKSGGERTFCAGASFKELIAINDEKTGEVFFSGFANVINAMRKCPKFILGRVQGKTVGGGVGVASATDYCFATQFASIKLSELNIGIGPFVVGPAVERKLGLTGMSQIAINANEFYSPEWAKNNGLFAEVYDSTEEMDAGIQAFAENLCTYNPDAMAEMKKMFWTGCENWDQLLFERAKISGRLVLSEFTKETLKRFK
- a CDS encoding dihydrolipoamide acetyltransferase family protein, whose protein sequence is MAKTMDFILPKMGESITEGTILNWLVQEGESFEEGDILVEVGTDKVDNEVPAPAAGIMSKHLYAANDVVEIGSVLAQFEATDGASTTESEAPNKSIDKKEEIPHQVLNDKKLKVSSSNSSSISSSYINQDLFVSPLIDAIARKNHMSYEELARIPATGNEGRLRKSDVVNYINEGRPFQFAQAVSNEPDPTAYRIPQLKFDKGTGKIVEMDRMRRMIADRMVYSKHTSPHVTAYVEADLTDLVNWRNKNKAPFQEKHGERLTFTPLFVAAVARAIKEYPNINASVDGKNIIVKENINVGMATALPSGNLIVPVVQNADQKSLPEIAADVNRMANLARENKLGGDDIKGGTFTISNVGTFGSLMGTPIINQPEVAILATGIIKKRAEVMTKDGVDAIEIRSMMMLSLSFDHRVVDGFLGGSFLKQVALNLEQAPDKDF
- a CDS encoding GIY-YIG nuclease family protein, whose protein sequence is MKSMYTYIMAHMKNKLFYVGVTNNIKQRTFDHKQATFETHVGKYNIKQLVWYEHHDTPLEAINREKLIKKWKRVYKINLIESRNPEWNDLAADWDFTGYVTSKERFE